From the Roseiconus lacunae genome, one window contains:
- a CDS encoding cytochrome-c peroxidase, which translates to MSAAFGTVAALTASTIGPAAVFAAENESANTKSAVVLGEDESLLSGIPGQGLLSVEQATEWMSKPEVHQELQIDLPKGIKAALGNVFIPADNPMTRAKIELGRQLYFDPRLSSDNTISCASCHNPAEGYGAQTRFGVGVDGQEGGRNSPVSYNRIVSQAQFWDGRAATLEDQAIGPIANPIEMGNTHDACIADLAANPVYKLQFNKVFEDGISIENVGRALAAFERAIVTGPTPYDFQKDLDTFETVFADDLEYLDEEPELKEQYDAIKAAIEKHPMSESAKRGMKLFFGKANCTACHAGANFTDEQYHNLGVGMEVDQPDLGRYEITKDEKDKGAFKTPTLRNIALSPPYMHDGSQETLEEVVAWYNKGGHPNKWLSDKMKPLNLTKQEEADVVAFMKEGLTGAFPKIQTGRLPL; encoded by the coding sequence TTGTCCGCTGCTTTCGGAACCGTCGCAGCACTGACTGCGTCAACGATCGGGCCCGCCGCAGTGTTTGCCGCAGAAAATGAATCGGCGAACACGAAGTCCGCTGTCGTGCTGGGCGAAGACGAATCACTGTTATCGGGAATTCCCGGCCAAGGACTCTTGTCGGTTGAACAGGCGACCGAATGGATGTCCAAACCCGAAGTTCACCAGGAGCTTCAAATTGATCTGCCAAAGGGAATCAAGGCGGCGCTTGGCAATGTCTTTATTCCGGCTGACAACCCGATGACGCGGGCAAAGATCGAGCTCGGACGCCAGTTGTATTTCGATCCTCGGCTTTCATCGGACAACACGATCTCTTGTGCGTCTTGCCATAATCCCGCCGAAGGCTACGGCGCTCAAACTCGCTTTGGTGTTGGCGTTGATGGGCAAGAGGGCGGACGCAATTCACCGGTCTCTTACAATCGGATCGTCAGTCAAGCTCAGTTTTGGGATGGTCGCGCGGCGACGCTCGAAGACCAAGCCATCGGGCCGATCGCCAACCCGATCGAGATGGGGAATACTCACGATGCTTGTATCGCTGACCTTGCCGCAAACCCAGTTTACAAGTTGCAATTTAATAAAGTCTTCGAGGACGGGATCAGCATCGAAAACGTTGGCCGGGCGCTAGCAGCGTTTGAACGAGCCATCGTGACTGGCCCCACACCGTATGACTTTCAAAAGGATCTGGACACCTTCGAAACCGTCTTCGCTGATGACCTTGAGTACTTGGACGAAGAGCCTGAACTCAAAGAGCAATACGATGCGATCAAAGCCGCCATCGAAAAGCATCCGATGAGCGAGTCTGCCAAGCGCGGGATGAAGTTGTTCTTTGGCAAAGCGAACTGCACGGCATGTCACGCCGGAGCCAATTTCACCGACGAACAGTACCACAACTTGGGCGTCGGGATGGAAGTCGATCAACCGGATTTGGGACGCTACGAAATCACCAAAGACGAAAAAGATAAGGGCGCCTTCAAAACTCCGACTCTTCGTAACATCGCGCTCTCTCCTCCGTACATGCACGACGGAAGTCAAGAAACGCTTGAAGAAGTCGTCGCGTGGTACAACAAAGGTGGCCACCCCAACAAATGGTTAAGTGACAAGATGAAGCCGCTAAATTTGACCAAGCAAGAAGAAGCGGATGTCGTCGCGTTTATGAAGGAAGGGCTGACCGGCGCTTTTCCAAAGATTCAGACCGGACGTCTTCCTTTGTAA